Proteins co-encoded in one Arachis hypogaea cultivar Tifrunner chromosome 11, arahy.Tifrunner.gnm2.J5K5, whole genome shotgun sequence genomic window:
- the LOC112722747 gene encoding cullin-associated NEDD8-dissociated protein 1 isoform X1: MANLTLTGILEKMTGKDKDYRYMATSDLLNELQKSSFKADTDLEMKLTNIIIQQLDDAAGDVSGLAVKCLAPLVRKVSEARVVEMTEKLCDKLLNGKDQHRDIASIALKTIVAEVSTQSLAQSILHSLSPQLIKGITGSMGTEIKCECLDILCDVLHKFGNLMASDHELLLSSLLSQLGSNQASVRKKTVACIASLSSSLSDDLLAKATIEVVTNLKSKVAKSEMTRTNIQMIGALSRAVGYRFGSHLGDTVPVLIDYCTNASENDEELREYSLQALESFLLRCPRDISLYCDEILHLTLEYLSYDPNFTDNMEEDTDDEGHEEEEDDESANEYTDDEDVSWKVRRAAAKCLAALIVSRPEMLSRLYDEACPKLIDRFKEREENVKMDVFNTFIELLRQTGNVTKGQIDANETSPRWLLKQEVSKIVKSINRQLREKSIKTKVGAFSVLKELVVVLPDCLADHIGSLIPGIEKALNDKSSTSNLKIEALVFTRLVLSSHSPDVFHPYIKALSAPVLSAVGERYYKVTAEALRVCGELVRVVRPSIEGSGFDFRPYVHPIYNGIMSRLINQDQDQEVKECAISCIGLIVSTFGDHLNEELPACLPVLVDRMGNEITRLTAVKAFAVIAASPLRVDLSCVLEHVIAELTAFLRKANRALRQATLGTLNSLIVAYGDKIGSSAYEVIIVELSGLISDSDLHMTALALELCCTLMSDKRSSPSVGLAVRNKVLPQALTLIKSSLLQGQALLALQNFFAALVYSANTSFDSLLESLLASAKPSPQSGGIAKQALHSIAQCVAVLCLAAGDQKCSSTVKMLTDILKDDSSSNSAKQHLALLCLGEIGRRKDLSAHAHIENIVIESFQSPFEEIKSAASYALGNIAVGNLPKYLPFILDQIDNQQKKQYLLLHSLKEVIVRQSVDKAEFQESSVEKILNLLFNHCESEEEGVRNVVAECLGKIALIEPAKLVPALKVRTTSPAAFIRATVVIAVKYSIVERPEKIDEIIYPEISSFLMLIKDNDRHVRRAAVLALSTFAHNKPNLIKGLLPDLLPLLYDQTIVKQELIRTVDLGPFKHIVDDGLELRKAAFECVDTLLDSCLDQVNPSSFIVPYLKSGLDDHYDVKMPCHLILSKLADKCPSAVLAVLDSLVDPLQKTINFKPKQDAVKQEVDRNEDMIRSALRAIASLNRISGGDCSVKFKNLMNEISKSQTLWEKYYSIRNE; encoded by the exons ATGGCTAATTTAACTCTAACTGGCATACTAGAGAAG ATGACTGGAAAGGATAAGGACTATAGATATATGGCCACGTCTGATTTGCTTAATGAGTTGCAGAAATCATCATTTAAGGCTGATACTGATCTAGAGATGAAGTTGACAAATATCATCATACAACAGCTTGATGATGCAGCTGGTGATGTTTCTGGGCTGGCTGTCAAATG TCTTGCTCCATTAGTGAGGAAGGTGAGTGAGGCAAGGGTTGTGGAAATGACCGAAAAACTCTGTGATAAATTGCTAAATGGGAAGGATCAGCATCGTGATATTGCCAGCATAGCTTTGAAAACAATTGTTGCTGAAGTTTCTACTCAGTCTCTTGCCCAGTCTATTCTTCATTCTCTCTCACCACAACTGATAAAAGGAATTACTGGCTCA ATGGGCACAGAGATTAAATGTGAATGCTTGGATATTTTATGTGATGTCCTTCATAAATTTGGGAATCTAATGGCATCTGATCATGAGCTGTTATTAAGTTCCCTGCTTTCTCAGTTGGGTTCCAATCAAGCTAGTGTTCGCAAGAAGACTGTGGCATGCATTG CATCTCTTTCTTCAAGCTTGTCAGATGATTTACTGGCGAAAGCAACAATTGAAGTTGTTACTAACTTGAAAAGTAAAGTTGCTAAGTCTGAAATGACCCGCACAAATATACAGATGATTGGTGCTTTGAG TCGTGCTGTTGGCTACCGTTTTGGGTCCCATCTTGGAGACACGGTTCCAGTTCTTATTGATTACTGTACTAATGCATCAGAAAATGACGAAGAGCTTCGTGAGTATAGCTTGCAG GCATTAGAAAGCTTTCTCTTAAGGTGCCCAAGGGATATTTCCTTGTATTGTGATGAAATTCTACATTTGACGCTAGAATATCTAAGCTATGATCCAAACTTCACTGACAATATGGAGGAGGATACTGACGATGAAGGTcatgaagaggaggaggatga TGAGAGTGCAAATGAATATACAGATGATGAAGATGTCAGCTGGAAAGTTCGAAGAGCAGCAGCCAAATGCCTAGCAGCATTGATTGTTTCTCGCCCTGAAATGCTTTCAAGGCTATATGATGAG GCTTGTCCCAAATTGATCGACAGAtttaaagagagagaagaaaatgtCAAG ATGGATGTATTTAATACTTTCATTGAGCTCTTGCGTCAAACTGGCAATGTAACTAAAGGGCAGATTGATGCAAATGAAACGAG TCCTAGATGGTTGTTGAAGCAAGAAGTTTCAAAGATTGTCAAATCTATAAATAGGCAGTTGCGTGAGAAATCTATCAAGACAAAG GTTGGTGCGTTTTCTGTTCTGAAAGAACTGGTGGTTGTCTTGCCAGACTGTCTTGCAGACCACATTGGGTCACTCATTCCAGGAATCGAAAAAGCATTAAAT GACAAATCATCTACATCAAATTTGAAGATTGAAGCTCTCGTATTTACAAGATTGGTATTATCTTCACACTCTCCTGATGTTTTCCACCCATATATTAAG GCTCTTTCTGCTCCTGTTCTATCAGCTGTTGGTGAGCGATATTATAAGGTCACTGCTGAGGCCTTGAGGGTATGCGGAGAACTCGTACGCGTTGTCCGCCCTAGCATTGAG GGATCTGGATTTGATTTCAGACCATACGTCCATCCCATTTATAATGGCATTATGTCGCGCTTAATAAACCAAGATCAAGATCAG gaggttaaggagTGTGCTATCTCCTGCATTGGCCTCATTGTGTCAACATTTGGTGATCATCTAAATGAAGAACTACCAGCATGCCTTCCTGTACTTGTTGATCGAATGGGAAATGAGATAACTCGTCTCACAGCAGTCAAG GCATTTGCTGTCATTGCTGCTTCTCCACTTCGGGTGGATCTGTCATGTGTTCTGGAGCATGTAATAGCAGAGTTGACTGCATTTCTACGGAAA GCTAATCGAGCACTAAGGCAGGCAACCTTAGGAACCTTAAATTCACTTATAGTTGCATATGGTGATAAGATTGGTTCTTCTGCGTATGAAGTTATTATTGTAGAACTCTCGGGACTAATTAG TGATTCTGATTTACATATGACAGCTCTTGCCCTTGAACTCTGCTGCACGTTAATGAGTGACAAGAGGTCCAGTCCTAGTGTTGGTCTGGCTGTCAGAAACAAAGTTCTTCCTCAAGCTCTGACATTAATTAAAAGCTCCTTGCTGCAGGGGCAAGCCCTTTTG GCTTTACAGAATTTTTTTGCTGCTTTAGTCTATTCTGCAAACACTAGCTTTGATTCTCTGCTGGAGTCACTACTTGCCAGCGCCAAGCCTTCACCACAGTCAGGTGGCATTGCCAAACAAGCGTTGCATTCAATAGCCCAATGTGTGGCTGTTCTGTGCCTTGCTGCTGGGGATCAGAAGTGTTCGTCCACAGTGAAAATGCTGACAGACATTCTCAAGGATGACAGCAGTTCTAACTCT GCTAAGCAGCACCTTGCCCTTCTATGTTTGGGAGAGATTGGTAGGAGGAAGGATCTTAGTGCACATGCCCATATAGAAAATATTGTCATTGAATCCTTCCAATCACCTTTTGAAGAGATAAAGTCTGCTGCCTCTTATGCTCTTGGTAATATCGCTGTTGGCAACCTTCCAAAATACTTGCCGTTTATCTTGGATCAGATCGATAATCAGCAGAAGAAACAGTATCTCTTGCTTCATTCTTTGAAGGAG GTAATTGTGAGACAATCTGTTGATAAAGCAGAGTTTCAAGAGTCGAGTGTTGAGAAAATACTTAATTTACTCTTCAACCACTGTGAAAGTGAGGAAGAAGGGGTGCGCAATGTGGTGGCCGAGTGTTTGGGAAAAATTGCACTTATTGAACCTGCAAAACTTGTTCCTGCACTCAAG GTAAGAACAACCAGCCCAGCTGCTTTTATCCGAGCTACTGTTGTCATTGCTGTAAAGTATTCTATTGTGGAACGTCCTGAGAAGATAGACGAGATCATATACCCCGAGATATCATCATTTCTGATGCTTATCAAGGATAATGACAGA CATGTTAGACGAGCTGCTGTCCTGGCTTTAAGCACATTTGCACACAATAAGCCGAACCTCATCAAAGGTCTTCTTCCTGATCTGTTGCCTCTTCTCTATGATCAGACAATTGTTAAG CAAGAGCTGATACGGACAGTTGATCTTGGCCCTTTCAAGCATATTGTGGATGATGGACTTGAATTGAGGAAGGCAGCGTTCGAATGCGTGGACACAttattggatagttgtcttgatcAAGTGAACCCCTCATCATTCATTGTTCCTTATCTGAAATCTGGGTTGGATG ATCATTATGATGTTAAAATGCCTTGCCATCTCATACTCTCGAAGCTAGCTGATAAGTGTCCTTCTGCAGTCTTGGCAG TGTTAGATTCATTGGTGGATCCTCTTCAGAAGACCATTAATTTTAAGCCTAAACAAGATGCTGTCAAGCAAGAAGTTGATCGTAATGAAGACATGATTCGAAGCGCGCTTCGAGCCATTGCTTCGTTGAATCGCATTAG TGGGGGAGACTGCAGTGTCAAGTTCAAGAACCTTATGAATGAAATATCGAAATCACAAACTCTCTGGGAGAAGTACTATTCGATCCGCAATGAATGA
- the LOC112722747 gene encoding cullin-associated NEDD8-dissociated protein 1 isoform X2, protein MICSLAPLVRKVSEARVVEMTEKLCDKLLNGKDQHRDIASIALKTIVAEVSTQSLAQSILHSLSPQLIKGITGSMGTEIKCECLDILCDVLHKFGNLMASDHELLLSSLLSQLGSNQASVRKKTVACIASLSSSLSDDLLAKATIEVVTNLKSKVAKSEMTRTNIQMIGALSRAVGYRFGSHLGDTVPVLIDYCTNASENDEELREYSLQALESFLLRCPRDISLYCDEILHLTLEYLSYDPNFTDNMEEDTDDEGHEEEEDDESANEYTDDEDVSWKVRRAAAKCLAALIVSRPEMLSRLYDEACPKLIDRFKEREENVKMDVFNTFIELLRQTGNVTKGQIDANETSPRWLLKQEVSKIVKSINRQLREKSIKTKVGAFSVLKELVVVLPDCLADHIGSLIPGIEKALNDKSSTSNLKIEALVFTRLVLSSHSPDVFHPYIKALSAPVLSAVGERYYKVTAEALRVCGELVRVVRPSIEGSGFDFRPYVHPIYNGIMSRLINQDQDQEVKECAISCIGLIVSTFGDHLNEELPACLPVLVDRMGNEITRLTAVKAFAVIAASPLRVDLSCVLEHVIAELTAFLRKANRALRQATLGTLNSLIVAYGDKIGSSAYEVIIVELSGLISDSDLHMTALALELCCTLMSDKRSSPSVGLAVRNKVLPQALTLIKSSLLQGQALLALQNFFAALVYSANTSFDSLLESLLASAKPSPQSGGIAKQALHSIAQCVAVLCLAAGDQKCSSTVKMLTDILKDDSSSNSAKQHLALLCLGEIGRRKDLSAHAHIENIVIESFQSPFEEIKSAASYALGNIAVGNLPKYLPFILDQIDNQQKKQYLLLHSLKEVIVRQSVDKAEFQESSVEKILNLLFNHCESEEEGVRNVVAECLGKIALIEPAKLVPALKVRTTSPAAFIRATVVIAVKYSIVERPEKIDEIIYPEISSFLMLIKDNDRHVRRAAVLALSTFAHNKPNLIKGLLPDLLPLLYDQTIVKQELIRTVDLGPFKHIVDDGLELRKAAFECVDTLLDSCLDQVNPSSFIVPYLKSGLDDHYDVKMPCHLILSKLADKCPSAVLAVLDSLVDPLQKTINFKPKQDAVKQEVDRNEDMIRSALRAIASLNRISGGDCSVKFKNLMNEISKSQTLWEKYYSIRNE, encoded by the exons ATG ATTTGCAGTCTTGCTCCATTAGTGAGGAAGGTGAGTGAGGCAAGGGTTGTGGAAATGACCGAAAAACTCTGTGATAAATTGCTAAATGGGAAGGATCAGCATCGTGATATTGCCAGCATAGCTTTGAAAACAATTGTTGCTGAAGTTTCTACTCAGTCTCTTGCCCAGTCTATTCTTCATTCTCTCTCACCACAACTGATAAAAGGAATTACTGGCTCA ATGGGCACAGAGATTAAATGTGAATGCTTGGATATTTTATGTGATGTCCTTCATAAATTTGGGAATCTAATGGCATCTGATCATGAGCTGTTATTAAGTTCCCTGCTTTCTCAGTTGGGTTCCAATCAAGCTAGTGTTCGCAAGAAGACTGTGGCATGCATTG CATCTCTTTCTTCAAGCTTGTCAGATGATTTACTGGCGAAAGCAACAATTGAAGTTGTTACTAACTTGAAAAGTAAAGTTGCTAAGTCTGAAATGACCCGCACAAATATACAGATGATTGGTGCTTTGAG TCGTGCTGTTGGCTACCGTTTTGGGTCCCATCTTGGAGACACGGTTCCAGTTCTTATTGATTACTGTACTAATGCATCAGAAAATGACGAAGAGCTTCGTGAGTATAGCTTGCAG GCATTAGAAAGCTTTCTCTTAAGGTGCCCAAGGGATATTTCCTTGTATTGTGATGAAATTCTACATTTGACGCTAGAATATCTAAGCTATGATCCAAACTTCACTGACAATATGGAGGAGGATACTGACGATGAAGGTcatgaagaggaggaggatga TGAGAGTGCAAATGAATATACAGATGATGAAGATGTCAGCTGGAAAGTTCGAAGAGCAGCAGCCAAATGCCTAGCAGCATTGATTGTTTCTCGCCCTGAAATGCTTTCAAGGCTATATGATGAG GCTTGTCCCAAATTGATCGACAGAtttaaagagagagaagaaaatgtCAAG ATGGATGTATTTAATACTTTCATTGAGCTCTTGCGTCAAACTGGCAATGTAACTAAAGGGCAGATTGATGCAAATGAAACGAG TCCTAGATGGTTGTTGAAGCAAGAAGTTTCAAAGATTGTCAAATCTATAAATAGGCAGTTGCGTGAGAAATCTATCAAGACAAAG GTTGGTGCGTTTTCTGTTCTGAAAGAACTGGTGGTTGTCTTGCCAGACTGTCTTGCAGACCACATTGGGTCACTCATTCCAGGAATCGAAAAAGCATTAAAT GACAAATCATCTACATCAAATTTGAAGATTGAAGCTCTCGTATTTACAAGATTGGTATTATCTTCACACTCTCCTGATGTTTTCCACCCATATATTAAG GCTCTTTCTGCTCCTGTTCTATCAGCTGTTGGTGAGCGATATTATAAGGTCACTGCTGAGGCCTTGAGGGTATGCGGAGAACTCGTACGCGTTGTCCGCCCTAGCATTGAG GGATCTGGATTTGATTTCAGACCATACGTCCATCCCATTTATAATGGCATTATGTCGCGCTTAATAAACCAAGATCAAGATCAG gaggttaaggagTGTGCTATCTCCTGCATTGGCCTCATTGTGTCAACATTTGGTGATCATCTAAATGAAGAACTACCAGCATGCCTTCCTGTACTTGTTGATCGAATGGGAAATGAGATAACTCGTCTCACAGCAGTCAAG GCATTTGCTGTCATTGCTGCTTCTCCACTTCGGGTGGATCTGTCATGTGTTCTGGAGCATGTAATAGCAGAGTTGACTGCATTTCTACGGAAA GCTAATCGAGCACTAAGGCAGGCAACCTTAGGAACCTTAAATTCACTTATAGTTGCATATGGTGATAAGATTGGTTCTTCTGCGTATGAAGTTATTATTGTAGAACTCTCGGGACTAATTAG TGATTCTGATTTACATATGACAGCTCTTGCCCTTGAACTCTGCTGCACGTTAATGAGTGACAAGAGGTCCAGTCCTAGTGTTGGTCTGGCTGTCAGAAACAAAGTTCTTCCTCAAGCTCTGACATTAATTAAAAGCTCCTTGCTGCAGGGGCAAGCCCTTTTG GCTTTACAGAATTTTTTTGCTGCTTTAGTCTATTCTGCAAACACTAGCTTTGATTCTCTGCTGGAGTCACTACTTGCCAGCGCCAAGCCTTCACCACAGTCAGGTGGCATTGCCAAACAAGCGTTGCATTCAATAGCCCAATGTGTGGCTGTTCTGTGCCTTGCTGCTGGGGATCAGAAGTGTTCGTCCACAGTGAAAATGCTGACAGACATTCTCAAGGATGACAGCAGTTCTAACTCT GCTAAGCAGCACCTTGCCCTTCTATGTTTGGGAGAGATTGGTAGGAGGAAGGATCTTAGTGCACATGCCCATATAGAAAATATTGTCATTGAATCCTTCCAATCACCTTTTGAAGAGATAAAGTCTGCTGCCTCTTATGCTCTTGGTAATATCGCTGTTGGCAACCTTCCAAAATACTTGCCGTTTATCTTGGATCAGATCGATAATCAGCAGAAGAAACAGTATCTCTTGCTTCATTCTTTGAAGGAG GTAATTGTGAGACAATCTGTTGATAAAGCAGAGTTTCAAGAGTCGAGTGTTGAGAAAATACTTAATTTACTCTTCAACCACTGTGAAAGTGAGGAAGAAGGGGTGCGCAATGTGGTGGCCGAGTGTTTGGGAAAAATTGCACTTATTGAACCTGCAAAACTTGTTCCTGCACTCAAG GTAAGAACAACCAGCCCAGCTGCTTTTATCCGAGCTACTGTTGTCATTGCTGTAAAGTATTCTATTGTGGAACGTCCTGAGAAGATAGACGAGATCATATACCCCGAGATATCATCATTTCTGATGCTTATCAAGGATAATGACAGA CATGTTAGACGAGCTGCTGTCCTGGCTTTAAGCACATTTGCACACAATAAGCCGAACCTCATCAAAGGTCTTCTTCCTGATCTGTTGCCTCTTCTCTATGATCAGACAATTGTTAAG CAAGAGCTGATACGGACAGTTGATCTTGGCCCTTTCAAGCATATTGTGGATGATGGACTTGAATTGAGGAAGGCAGCGTTCGAATGCGTGGACACAttattggatagttgtcttgatcAAGTGAACCCCTCATCATTCATTGTTCCTTATCTGAAATCTGGGTTGGATG ATCATTATGATGTTAAAATGCCTTGCCATCTCATACTCTCGAAGCTAGCTGATAAGTGTCCTTCTGCAGTCTTGGCAG TGTTAGATTCATTGGTGGATCCTCTTCAGAAGACCATTAATTTTAAGCCTAAACAAGATGCTGTCAAGCAAGAAGTTGATCGTAATGAAGACATGATTCGAAGCGCGCTTCGAGCCATTGCTTCGTTGAATCGCATTAG TGGGGGAGACTGCAGTGTCAAGTTCAAGAACCTTATGAATGAAATATCGAAATCACAAACTCTCTGGGAGAAGTACTATTCGATCCGCAATGAATGA